Sequence from the Mycobacterium florentinum genome:
GACGACGTGGTCCGCGAACTGCCGAACTGGGAGACGTACCGGTCCGGCCGCGGGACCACAGCCGACATCTTGTTCGCGAATATCGAAGTGCCACCGGGCATTCTGCTGTTCGAGGATCCGCCGCTGCACGATTTGCACCGCAAGCTGCTGTCCCGGGTCTTCACGCCCCGGCGCATGCTGGCGGTGGAGGACCTGGTGCGCGGTTTCTGCGTCCGCGAGCTCGACCCGCTGGTCGGCGGGAGCGGGTTCGATTTCATCGCGGACCTGGGCGCGATGATGCCGATGCGGACCATCGGCTACCTGTTGGGAATTCCCGAGGAAGATCAAGAGAAGATCCGGGACCGCAGCGTCGCCAACATCGAATTGTCCAGGGACAGCGACCCCGCTGCCGTCGACGCGAACGTCTTCGCGAATTCGATCGCGCTGTTCGCCGAATACATCGAATGGCGGGCCAGTCATCCGTCCGACGACCTGATGACCGAGCTGCTGCGGGCCGAGATCGACGAGCCGGACGGTACGCGCCGGCCGCTGTCGCGCACCGAGGTGCTGGCCTACACGGCCATGATCGCGGGCGCCGGCAACGAAACCACCGCTCGCCTAATCGGTTTCATGGGGCAACTGTTGTCGGATCATCCCGATCAACGCCGCGAACTCGTCGAGGACCCGTCACTGATCCCGGGCGCGATCGAGGAGACGCTGCGCTACGAGCCGCCGTCTCCGGTGCAGGCCCGTTACGTCGCGCGCGATGCCGAGCACTACGGTCGCGTGGTTCCCGAGGGGTCGTTCATGCTGTTGTTGAACGCGTCGGCCAACCGCGACGAAAACCACTTCACGGATCCGGATCGCTACGACATCCACCGCCGCGGAAGTCATCTCAGCTTCGGGCAGGGCCTGCATTTCTGTTTGGGCTCGGCGCTGGCCCGGCTGGAAGCCCGGGTGGCCTTCGAAGAAGTCCTCAAACGCTGGCCCGACTGGGAAGTCGACTACGCGAATGCCCAACGGGCGCACACCGCGAGCGTGCGTGGCTGGGCGCGCTTGCCGGTCGTGGTGGGCTAGCGGCGCTCGAACGTGAAACTGGCTTCACGTTCGAGCGACGAAGGCGTGGCGTCAGGTCCTCGCCGGACGCAGCATGCCCGAGGCGACGATCGCGAATACCATCCAGGCGGCGGCGTAGCTGAACGCCACCGCGGGCGAGGCCAGGGTGTAGAGCAGGCCCGCGACGACGGTCGCCACCACGTCACCGGCCGCCTGGACCGCTCCCAACACGCCGAACCCGCTGCCGCGCAGGCGATCCGGCAGTAGTTGAGACACGACGGCCGACTGGGTAGGCTCGGCCAGGCCGATGCCCGCCCCGGCCAGTGCGAAGCCGAGTGCGATGATCACCGCATGGTGCGCCCCCACCGCGAACGCCAGGTAACCGACGACATAGACGGCCGCACCGGTCGCGAACACCGCACGCGGCCCGGCCCGGTCGTACCAGCGTCCCGCGGCCAGCGAGGCAACCGTGGCGACCGCGTTGTGGCCCGCGTAGATCAGGATCGCCAACGACGTCGCCGCGGTCACGGTTCGCTCCGGGGTGGTCAGCAGTTGGGTGGAGCGCAGGATCAGCAAAGTGGTTGCGATGTTGCCGAATTCGAACAGCGCCACCGGTAGCAGCGCTCGCAGCATGCCGGCGTCGCGCAGCGCCCCTAAGTCGAACCGTCGCCGGGCTGCCGGTTGGCCCACCTGACGATGTTGGCGCGCTTCGCGGGCGGCGATCAGGATGGCCCCGGCGGCAAAGAGACCCGGGATCGCGGCCAGGCAGAGGGCGGGCCGAATGCCGACCCACGCGACAAGCCCGGCCGCAAGCAGCGGGCCCACCACCGCGCCTAGGTTGTCGCCGGCGCGCTCGAGCCCGAATGTCCTGCCGCGCGCCCATTCTGGGCTCAGGGATGCCAGCAAGGCATCGCGCGACGGCGACCGCACACCCCGAGACATCCACGCCAGCGCGCGAAAGAAGCCGGCCTGCCAGACCGTGGCCGTCACGCCGATCGCTCCGGTCGCCACGGCCGTGGCCAGATAACCGCCGGACGCGATCCGTCCGCGACGTTCGGGGTCGTTGGCCAATGGTCCACCGACCAGTTTCATCACGCCGATCAGCGCGTCGCTGATGCCGTCGACCACCCCGAGCGCCGCGGCGGACGCCCCGAGCGTTCCGGTGAGGAACGTGGGCAGTACCGAAGTGGTTACCTCGTGGCTGGCATCGGAGAAAAAGCTCGTCGCCCCGACGGCGCCGACGCCGCGGGTCAGCCACTTCCGCTCGTCATCGGCATCGACCGTCATGGCTGGCAGATAACCATGATTTGTTGGCTTCGGCCAGGGTTCGGCTCATGAATGCTATCCAGGCGGATCCCAGCTGCCCGGCAACATCGGAACAGTTGCGGCGCCGCCGAATGAGTCGTCAGCCAGTGTGGTCAAGCCGGCCGGCTGTCGTCCGGTTGTCCGGTTCACGGCCCCGGCGAAGCCGATCGTTCCCGCTCCGAGCTCCGAATCGATATTCGGTTCCAGGTATTCGTAACGACGGCCCGGCATGTCGACTCCTCGACGTCGTCTGGAGCCGGTGGGCTCGCGTGGGTTGGCGGCCGCTGCGGGTGTTTCGGTGCTGCGGACTTCCGCGGCCTTCTTGGACTTGACGGCAGCCCTCGACGGGGAAGGGGCAGCAAACTGAAACGCCCCGACGAGATAGGCGCTCGAAAGTCCCTCCGCACCGGTGACCGGTGCCGGTGGAGCCGGGGGAGGCGCGCCGTGGACGGACGTTGGGGCCGGGGCGGGGACGGGGGCGGAAGCCGCAGGCGGTGCCGGGATTGCCATGGTCGGCGATGCCGGGGTCACGACGGGAGCGAGGTGGGGAGCGGGAGGAACGGGAGCCGGCGCTACACCGGGTGCAATTGGATGCGGGAGCCCGGCCAAACCCGCCAGCCCCGCGAGTCCGCTCGCCGCCCCGGCGGGCACCGCCGCGAGCGGAGCGGCCAGCCCCAGGGTGTACACCGGGTTGCTGAGCAGGAAGGAGGGGATCAGGAAGGGGTCGTAGAGCACCAGCCAGATCAGGTACATGGTGCGGTGGATGACGAATTGGACGCCCAGGTAAAGAATGGTCTCGAGTAGTTGTGCGGGGTTACCCGCATAGTTGGCGAGCATCGCCTCCAGGCGCGGAATGAACATCGTCAAGCTTGGGTGCACCGACGGAGACGTCGGCGAGAACGGATCGAACGGGAACAAATCATTGAGCAGCTCTTCGAGATTGGTGGGCAATTGAGTGCCCATCGGTCCGGTGGGATCTTTGCCCATTCCCATGCCCGAGTTCATGATCTGCGGAGCCGGGTTGGTTTGCGGGGCAGCCGCCACCGCGCTGGTCGCGACTGATTGGTAGACGGTCATCGTCGTGGCAGCCTGGACCCACATGCGCGCATAGTCCGCTTCGTTGACCGCGATCGGGATCGTATTGATACCAAAGAAATTCGTCGCCATCAGCGCCGCATGGATGGCGTGGTTGGCCGATAGTTCCCCCAACGTCGGCATGGCGGCCAGCGCGGCCGTATAGGCGGCGGCAGCGGTCTCCAGTTGTGCGGCCATTGCGGCGCTGTCGATGCCGGCTTGCTGTAGCGATGCGATATACGGTGCGTGCGCGGCGACGTATTGCGCCGCACTCGGTCCCTCCCACGCCGCGGCCTGGGTCGCGCCCAGTAGCGCGGTGAGTTCGCCTGCCGCCGAGTCATATTCAGCGCTCAGTGAGCTCCACACGCCTGCGGCGGCCGTCAATGGCCCGGGGCCGGGTCCGCTGGACAGCAGCGCCGAATGTACCTCTGGCGGAAAGGCCATCCAGATCGGCGAGGTCAAAGTTAACCCCGCACAACCAAACATGGCTCATTTCGGAAAGCAGCTATCGGAAGCTCCTTTCGGTGAAAGCGTCACGGGCCCAGGGCTGTTGGTAATCGGTCCGTTGCCGCGAGCTTAAGCGATCGTGAACCCTAGAAATAGATGCATTAGTGTCCTATACGGATTCGCACAGGCATCCACCAGGTAGCCACATCGTCGAGCGTGAAGCTACTGTCACGCTGGGCGTCGAACGTGACAGTAGCTTCACGCTCGAGCAGGTTATGAGATGCTCTGATCCACCAGCACCGCACCGTCGGGCTGGTTTCCGAGCGTGTGCAACGGAATGTCTTCTTCTTGGACGGTCAGAAGAACGATCTGAGCCAATTGCCGGGGCGCGTCGCATTGCACGTAGTGATCGGCGCCCGGGATCACCCAGTAGCGATTTCGGCCGGGCTTGGCCTTGAGGTACATCTCCCAGACGTGGTTCGAGACGCGCAACGGCGCGACGTTGTCGTGCAGTCCCCACACCACGGTGGTGTGCACCTGGCTTTTGGAAAGCGCTTCAAGCCAATTGGTTTCGTCGGCGGCCCGCTCGTTCAGATACTGGATGGTGTCCGGCAGCACCCGGATTCCGTCGTTGTGGGCAAAGCACTTGGCCAGCGCGTCGATTTCGGGGTCGGTCAATTTCCTCCTCGGCATGAAGGTGCTGGCCCCCATGCCGGCCGCCAGGGTCTCCGGTGTGGTCGCTTCCGCGGTGGCGCGCCCCGTTTCAGGGTCGAGCAGTGCGGTTTGGAACAGCGTCAGATTCGCCAGCGGAAGGTAGATGTTGGCGTTGGTCAAGATGAGGTCGAGCGGGGCCACCGGCGGGTCCAGTGCGGCCAACATGCCCAGCGCGATCATGCCGACGCTGCTGCCGCGATCATGGGTGAGCATGCGAAATTCGCTCAGCTTCCACACGTCGGTGATCGCATGCACGAGCAGGCGCGCATCGTCGTACAACGAATAGACGTACGGCTGCGGTGGCTTGTCCGACAATCCGTAACCCGGAAAGTCCAACAGGTAGATGTCGAAATCGGAGCTCAGCTCACGCGTCAACTCGTAGAAGTCGATGCTCGACGTCGGAAAGCCGTGCACGAGCACGAGTGGCGGTGCCCCGGCCGTGCCGAAGCGCCGACTGAACACCCCGACTTCCTGTCCGTCGTTGGCGGCGGTGGTCGACCGCCAGCGAAGTTCGGTACCGCCCTTTTGCCATTCCGCGAAGATGTCCAAGCTGCCAGCATCTCAGAGGCGATCGTGGTTAGACAACCGATGTTTCGCCGCACGGGCGTTCACGGGCAGGTCACATGTATCCCGAATGTGATCTGTCGCATACCGGTTTGGCCCGGCATCGTCCCTTGGCCGGTTCCGGTGATCGTGTAACTCTTGCCGTCCTTGTCGACCATCACCTGGTTCACGGATTGGGTCGGTTGATAGGGCAGCTGGTACTGCCCGTTGCCGACTTTCAGGGAAATCGAAAAGCCGTCGACGCTTGGCGGCTTTTCGTCCGACAGGGCGAAGGACAGCGACGCTGAATCGTCGTGAACGGTGATGCGTGTCGTCAGATCGCCCGACTCGGGAGGCGTCGCGTGGGGCTCCGCCGCCGAGCTGATGCAGTTGACCTTGCTGGTAATCGTGTGCGAGTGCTGATCCAGCATCACGGTGGTGTTGGACGGAGCCGGACTCGAGCTCGCAGGGGACGCGGGTTTGCCCCCATTGCTGGAACAGGCCGACAGGCCGGCCACCAACACCACCACGCCGACGCCGGCGACACGGCGGCTGATTCGCCACCGGGCGTCCGGATTCTTCATCGCAAGTCCTCCTAGAGGTCTTTCTCCGAAGGCGCGCACCGCGCCGTGCCTACCGTAGCCGCATCGGCGCTGCTCAGCGCGTGCCGGCCCACCTCGGGCTACGGCCAGGCTTCCCAATGGATCATCGTGCGCAGCGGACCGGCGAATACGGGTCGCACCGCGCCCGATCGCCAACGCTCTTCGACGAGCGGCGCCAGGGCAGCTGTCGTGCGCAGCGGGTCGCCGTCGAGGTAAACGACGGTGATGTATTGATGGTCGGCCCGCCAGCCGCGGGGTAAATGGCTCCATCCGGTGCTCGAACCGAACGTCCAGGCGCCCGCGGTGCCGGGGGTGGCGAGCAGCGCCGGAAAGTGTTCGGCGTGCAGCCATTGCAGCCATTCGTTCGAGCGGCCGTCGGTGGGCTCCTCGACGATCAGCAGGATTCCGCGGTGCGGCCGGAACGGCACCACCTCGGCGGAGACGAGAGCGTGCGGTGCGGAGTGCCACTGCAGCAGGCGCAGCCCCACGATTTGCAGCAGCGGCCGTGCGACGGGAAAGCGACCGTTCTCCCGCAGTTCACGGCCGAGTGTCACGAAGTCGTCGAGCGTTTGTTCAACGGGGTCGCCGACCAGATAGTGCACCACGTTGCCGATATCGCTCAATGGTCCGTCGGCCGCTAGGCGCTGGTGGAGGTATTCGCCGTCGGCGATCCAGCGCAATCCGTGCACGATGCCCGGAAGTTGATATTGCTCGGGCATGTGATCCAGCAGGTGCCAACGCAGATAACCGCTTTCGTCGTCCGATGGCGCGGTGAGGCTGAAAATGCCTGCCTTGACCCGGTTCACGCGGAACCACCGGCGAGATGAAGCTCGGCCAGCGCCTGCAGATTTTCCAGGTAATGCTGCAGCGATTTGTGCCTGAACCACGCGCTGATGATGGTCGCGCCGTGCGCGGCGGTGTCGGCGAGTATCTCGCGGGTGCGTTCGGGATCGTTGATCGGGTCCAGCGGTGCCGGCGGCGGCAGTACCACCTCGAAGCCATCCGGAAATTCGAAGCGGCCCAACCATTCTCGGGCCTGCTGCAGTGTCACGTTGAAGGGAGCCCACCCGTCGGCCAGGGTCGCGGCCCGGCGCAGCGATCGCAGCGTGCGTCCACCGATCCAGATGGGCACGTGGTCCTGGACCGCGCACGGGTTGACGATCATGCCGTCGAACGAATAGAACTCGCCGTGATAGGCGGGTTCGGGAACCGACAGTGATGCGCGCAGCGCACGCAGCGCGTCGTCGCCGCGCGGTCCGCGGTCGTCGTAAGGAACTCCGAGCAGGTCGAATTCCTCTTCGAGGCTGCCGACGCCGACGCCGAGGATGAGCCGGCCATTGCTGACTTTGTCCAACGTGCCGTAGCGCTTGGCGATTTCCAGGGGGTGGTGATAGGCCAGCACTAATACGTTGGTGGCCAACCGTATTCGCTGAGTGCGCGCGGCCAGGTAGCCCAACGTCGCCAGTGGATCCCAATAACGGGTGCCTCGGTGTTGCTGCTCCAGCACTGCCGGCAGTGCGATGTGCTCGCTGCAGGTCAGGTGGTGATAGCCCAGCCGGTCCGCGGTTTCGGCGATCTGAGCCAGCTCCTCGATCGACGCGTCCTGCTCCCAGGCGGCACTGAGCTGGGGCATCGTGATCACGACGGGTGTGGACACCGACAGCTTCGCGGGTGGGGTGCTCATCCCTGCATGTACCCTCCGGCGTCGACAGGGATCGATTGCCCTGTGATTG
This genomic interval carries:
- a CDS encoding cytochrome P450, whose amino-acid sequence is MTSANAVELYYDPFDVEIDSNPYPVWKRMREEAPLYYNEKYNFYALSRYDDVVRELPNWETYRSGRGTTADILFANIEVPPGILLFEDPPLHDLHRKLLSRVFTPRRMLAVEDLVRGFCVRELDPLVGGSGFDFIADLGAMMPMRTIGYLLGIPEEDQEKIRDRSVANIELSRDSDPAAVDANVFANSIALFAEYIEWRASHPSDDLMTELLRAEIDEPDGTRRPLSRTEVLAYTAMIAGAGNETTARLIGFMGQLLSDHPDQRRELVEDPSLIPGAIEETLRYEPPSPVQARYVARDAEHYGRVVPEGSFMLLLNASANRDENHFTDPDRYDIHRRGSHLSFGQGLHFCLGSALARLEARVAFEEVLKRWPDWEVDYANAQRAHTASVRGWARLPVVVG
- a CDS encoding MFS transporter; translation: MTVDADDERKWLTRGVGAVGATSFFSDASHEVTTSVLPTFLTGTLGASAAALGVVDGISDALIGVMKLVGGPLANDPERRGRIASGGYLATAVATGAIGVTATVWQAGFFRALAWMSRGVRSPSRDALLASLSPEWARGRTFGLERAGDNLGAVVGPLLAAGLVAWVGIRPALCLAAIPGLFAAGAILIAAREARQHRQVGQPAARRRFDLGALRDAGMLRALLPVALFEFGNIATTLLILRSTQLLTTPERTVTAATSLAILIYAGHNAVATVASLAAGRWYDRAGPRAVFATGAAVYVVGYLAFAVGAHHAVIIALGFALAGAGIGLAEPTQSAVVSQLLPDRLRGSGFGVLGAVQAAGDVVATVVAGLLYTLASPAVAFSYAAAWMVFAIVASGMLRPART
- a CDS encoding PPE family protein translates to MTSPIWMAFPPEVHSALLSSGPGPGPLTAAAGVWSSLSAEYDSAAGELTALLGATQAAAWEGPSAAQYVAAHAPYIASLQQAGIDSAAMAAQLETAAAAYTAALAAMPTLGELSANHAIHAALMATNFFGINTIPIAVNEADYARMWVQAATTMTVYQSVATSAVAAAPQTNPAPQIMNSGMGMGKDPTGPMGTQLPTNLEELLNDLFPFDPFSPTSPSVHPSLTMFIPRLEAMLANYAGNPAQLLETILYLGVQFVIHRTMYLIWLVLYDPFLIPSFLLSNPVYTLGLAAPLAAVPAGAASGLAGLAGLAGLPHPIAPGVAPAPVPPAPHLAPVVTPASPTMAIPAPPAASAPVPAPAPTSVHGAPPPAPPAPVTGAEGLSSAYLVGAFQFAAPSPSRAAVKSKKAAEVRSTETPAAAANPREPTGSRRRRGVDMPGRRYEYLEPNIDSELGAGTIGFAGAVNRTTGRQPAGLTTLADDSFGGAATVPMLPGSWDPPG
- a CDS encoding alpha/beta fold hydrolase, with protein sequence MDIFAEWQKGGTELRWRSTTAANDGQEVGVFSRRFGTAGAPPLVLVHGFPTSSIDFYELTRELSSDFDIYLLDFPGYGLSDKPPQPYVYSLYDDARLLVHAITDVWKLSEFRMLTHDRGSSVGMIALGMLAALDPPVAPLDLILTNANIYLPLANLTLFQTALLDPETGRATAEATTPETLAAGMGASTFMPRRKLTDPEIDALAKCFAHNDGIRVLPDTIQYLNERAADETNWLEALSKSQVHTTVVWGLHDNVAPLRVSNHVWEMYLKAKPGRNRYWVIPGADHYVQCDAPRQLAQIVLLTVQEEDIPLHTLGNQPDGAVLVDQSIS
- a CDS encoding lipoprotein LpqH, which codes for MKNPDARWRISRRVAGVGVVVLVAGLSACSSNGGKPASPASSSPAPSNTTVMLDQHSHTITSKVNCISSAAEPHATPPESGDLTTRITVHDDSASLSFALSDEKPPSVDGFSISLKVGNGQYQLPYQPTQSVNQVMVDKDGKSYTITGTGQGTMPGQTGMRQITFGIHVTCP
- a CDS encoding LLM class F420-dependent oxidoreductase, with product MSTPPAKLSVSTPVVITMPQLSAAWEQDASIEELAQIAETADRLGYHHLTCSEHIALPAVLEQQHRGTRYWDPLATLGYLAARTQRIRLATNVLVLAYHHPLEIAKRYGTLDKVSNGRLILGVGVGSLEEEFDLLGVPYDDRGPRGDDALRALRASLSVPEPAYHGEFYSFDGMIVNPCAVQDHVPIWIGGRTLRSLRRAATLADGWAPFNVTLQQAREWLGRFEFPDGFEVVLPPPAPLDPINDPERTREILADTAAHGATIISAWFRHKSLQHYLENLQALAELHLAGGSA